From Brassica oleracea var. oleracea cultivar TO1000 chromosome C3, BOL, whole genome shotgun sequence, a single genomic window includes:
- the LOC106328802 gene encoding 1-deoxy-D-xylulose-5-phosphate synthase, chloroplastic-like translates to MALSVFRFPSYLSRETSTDHCNTTSLSSSRSLATYFPSICRSSTVFPSKIRTTVNGSLVKKGDYYSTRPPTPLLDTINHPIHMKNLSIKELKALSDELRSDVVFNVSKTGGHLGSNLGVVELTVALHYIFNTPQDKILWDVGHQSYPHKILTGRRGKMKTLRQTNGLSGFTKRGESEHDSFGTGHSSTTISAGLGMAVGRDLKGRDNNVVAVIGDGAMTAGQAYEAMNNAGYLDSDMIVILNDNKQVSLPTANLDGPTPPVGAFSRALSKLQSKRPLRELREAAKGMTKKIGGSMHRLSQYARGMISGAGSTLFEELGFYYIGPVDGHNIDDLVSILKEVKSTRTSGPVLIHVVTEKGHGYHYAERAHDKYHGVVKFDPETGKQFKNISETKSYTTYFAEALIAEAEAHKDVVAIHAAMGGGTGLNLFQRRFPTRCFDVGIAEQHAVTFAAGLACEGLKPFCAIYSSFMQRAYDQVVHDVDLQKLPVRFAMDRAGLVGADGPTHCGAFDVTFMACLPNMIVMAPSDEAELFNMVATAAAIDDRPSCFRYPRGNGVGVSLPPGNKGVPLEVGNGRILREGERVALLGYGSAVQNCLEASSILDKRGLKMTVADARFCKPLDIALIRNLAKSHEVLITVEEGSIGGFGSHVVQFLALDGLLDGKLKWRPMVLPDRYTEHGSPLDQLAEAGLTASHIAATVLNLIGTPRETLYWK, encoded by the exons ATGGCTCTCTCTGTATTTCGATTTCCTTCTTACTTGAGTAGAGAAACTTCAACAGATCATTGCAATACTACTTCTTTATCTTCTTCTCGATCTTTGGCTACATATTTTCCATCAATATGCCGCAGCAGTACCGTTTTTCCT TCAAAAATAAGAACAACAGTAAATGGCTCACTTGTAAAGAAGGGTGACTATTATTCTACAAGACCACCAACTCCTTTGTTGGACACAATCAACCATCCAATCCACATGAAAAATTTGTCCATCAAG GAACTCAAAGCTCTTTCAGACGAGCTGAGGTCAGATGTTGTCTTCAATGTTTCAAAAACTGGAGGACATTTAGGTTCCAATCTTGGTGTTGTTGAGCTCACAGTGGCTCTGCATTACATCTTCAATACTCCTCAAGATAAGATTCTCTGGGATGTTGGTCATCAG TCTTATCCTCACAAGATTCTAACGGGGAGAAGAGGAAAGATGAAGACACTGAGACAAACCAATGGCCTATCTGGTTTCACCAAGCGAGGAGAGAGTGAACATGATTCTTTTGGCACTGGACATAGTTCAACCACAATATCTGCAGGATTGG GGATGGCTGTGGGAAGGGACTTGAAGGGTAGGGACAACAACGTGGTTGCAGTTATAGGCGATGGTGCAATGACAGCTGGACAAGCTTATGAAGCCATGAACAATGCTGGCTATTTGGACTCTGACATGATTGTGATTCTCAATGACAACAAGCAAGTTTCTTTGCCAACTGCTAACTTGGATGGACCAACACCACCTGTTGGAGCTTTTAGCAGGGCTCTTAGTAAGTTGCAGTCTAAACGTCCTCTTAGGGAACTAAGAGAAGCTGCAAAG GGGATGACAAAGAAAATTGGAGGATCAATGCACCGGCTTTCTCAGTATGCTCGTGGAATGATTAGTGGGGCTGGTTCAACACTATTTGAAGAACTTGGTTTCTACTATATTGGTCCAGTTGATGGACACAACATAGATGATTTGGTTTCAATTCTTAAAGAAGTAAAGAGCACTCGAACCTCAGGACCAGTTCTTATTCATGTCGTGACTGAGAAAGGTCATGGATATCATTATGCAGAGAGAGCACATGACAAGTATCACG GAGTTGTGAAATTTGATCCAGAAACTGGTAAACAGTTCAAAAACATTTCTGAAACTAAGTCTTACACGACCTATTTTGCGGAGGCCTTGATTGCAGAAGCAGAGGCACATAAAGATGTTGTTGCCATTCATGCAGCCATGGGAGGTGGGACTGGGTTGAATCTCTTCCAACGCCGCTTCCCTACACGTTGTTTCGATGTCGGTATAGCAGAACAACATGCAGTTACTTTCGCTGCTGGTCTTGCATGTGAAGGTCTTAAGCCATTTTGTGCAATCTACTCGTCTTTCATGCAACGAGCTTATGACCAA GTTGTACATGATGTTGATCTACAAAAACTACCTGTGAGATTTGCAATGGATAGAGCAGGACTTGTGGGAGCAGATGGTCCAACGCATTGTGGAGCATTTGATGTGACGTTTATGGCATGTCTTCCAAACATGATAGTGATGGCTCCATCTGATGAAGCAGAACTTTTTAACATGGTTGCAACCGCTGCAGCTATAGATGACCGTCCTTCTTGCTTTCGATATCCTAGAGGAAACGGTGTTGGTGTTTCACTTCCTCCTGGAAACAAAGGTGTCCCTCTTGAG GTTGGAAATGGTAGGATACTCAGGGAAGGTGAGAGGGTAGCTCTATTAGGCTACGGATCAGCTGTTCAAAACTGTTTAGAGGCTTCTTCTATACTCGATAAACGAGGATTAAAGATGACTGTAGCAGATGCAAGATTTTGCAAGCCATTAGATATTGCTCTTATTCGAAACTTAGCTAAATCTCATGAGGTTCTGATCACGGTTGAAGAAGGTTCAATTGGAGGGTTTGGATCACATGTGGTACAGTTTCTAGCACTAGATGGTCTTCTTGACGGAAAGCTCAAG TGGAGACCAATGGTACTACCTGACCGGTATACTGAGCATGGATCACCACTAGACCAACTGGCTGAAGCTGGCCTCACGGCTTCTCACATTGCAGCCACCGTACTTAACTTAATTGGGACACCCAGAGAAACCTTGTATTGGAAGTAA
- the LOC106328803 gene encoding uncharacterized protein LOC106328803: MTKEKKKDNVRFMDVEFNVSMHCNECERKIARVISKFKGVETFTTDMNGHKVVVTGRLDPKKLLKKLRKKTGKRVKIVAKDDKDDESSKYAEDENVLVIDMELIGLGDEQVLGYNDRELEKFMWFSDENPKSICCIS, from the exons ATGACGAAAGAGAAGAAAAAGGATAATGTCAGA TTTATGGATGTCGAGTTCAACGTATCGATGCATTGCAACGAATGCGAGAGAAAAATCGCCAGAGTTATCTCTAAATTCAAAG GAGTTGAAACATTTACGACGGATATGAATGGTCACAAGGTTGTGGTCACGGGAAGGCTTGATCCAAAAAAGTTGTTGAAGAAACTCAGGAAGAAGACAGGCAAGAGAGTGAAGATTGTAGCGAAGGATGATAAAGATGACGAATCTAGTAAGTACGCCGAGGACGAAAACGTTCTCGTGATTGATATGGAACTGATCGGTTTAGGAGATGAGCAGGTCCTTGGGTATAATGATAGGGAGTTAGAGAAGTTTATGTGGTTTAGCGATGAGAATCCAAAATCCATATGTTGTATCTCTTAA